ATTGAATTGCCGGAGTTAAGAAAAGCGGAAGGGCGCTTTTATGTCACGACACGCCGGGGAAAACAATTTAATTCCATGGTATACAGCGAAACCGATCCTTTCAACAAGGCGGACCGCTATGATGTGCTGATCCATCCGGCAGATGCAAGTGCACTTAATCTCAAGGAAGGCGAGGCAATCGTTGTCCATAATGAACACGGCATGTTACAGGGGCATGCCAAATTCGAGAATGTGAAGCCGGGGAACATAGAAGTCCATTGGCCGGAAGGCAACTGTCTCATTCCGAAAGGAGTCTACGAGCAGTATGCGGGGATTCCGGAATACAACACGACGGTGACTGTGGAAAAGGCCGAAATGTATCACGCGGCAAAGGATATATCGTACGCCGAAAAGGCAATCGAAGAACGTAAGGTAAGCGTTGAGTAAGGTTAGGGTGTAAAAATCAACAAGAAGCATAGAACTAGCCATCTATTATAAGGTGGCTATGCTGCCACCAAAAATAGTTATCGATAATTTCACATTGAAAAGGACGGGTGACAGGGGAATAATTCAATCTGTCCTTTTTACACGTATGGGTAGTGCCATAGGACCGGAGGAATAAAGTATGGATTACTTGAAAAATATGTTTAACCCATTGCCAAGTGTAGTAAGTCAGTTGCAGCAAGGATGTTCAGAGGATCCCATTAGTATATCTCAAAGCTCTGTTAACCGTGAGACAATTATAAATCTAATTAACAATATGCAAGCTGTTTTATTTCCGGGGTATTTTGGACCTGTCGAATTTATCAATATCCAACAACATTAATGGAACAAATAACTATCATCCACCGAACGCTGGCAAGGCAAATTCATGATAGTATGAAACACCACTGTATAAATGCAAATGGCCATCAAGTTGGTGATTTATATTGCAAAAAATTTGAAGAGGCGTTTAAGTGCGCTGATCAATTTATTGAACAATTGCCTAATATCCGCCATAAGCTGATACTGGAGGTGAAAGCCGCATATGTAGGTGATCCTGCCACCAGCAGCTATGAAGAGATTGTTTTATCCTATCCTGGTATTTACGCGATTACTGTGTATCGTCTGGCGCATGAATTACATAAACTGAAGGTTCAATTGATTCCACGAATCATGACAGAACATGCGCATAGCTTAACGGGAATCGATATTCACCCCGGTGCTACAATAGGAACGCATTTTTTCATCGATCATGGTACCGGTGTGGTCATTGGCGAGACTTGTCAGATTGGCAATCATGTGAAAATTTATCAAGGCGTTACATTAGGAGCACTTAGTTTTAAAATGGATGAAGTCGGAAATGTAGTTCGTGGTACAAAGCGTCATCCGACAATTGAAGATTGGAGTAGCCCCATAAGCCCCCGGACAAACTTCTCTTTGCTTATAAGAGTTAGGGTGAACGGGGTTTTTATTATGCGAGGAAAAAATAGTTTTCGGTAGAAAAGATGTCGAGTGAGGTGGAGGGAATGACT
The sequence above is a segment of the Effusibacillus dendaii genome. Coding sequences within it:
- a CDS encoding serine O-acetyltransferase, yielding MEQITIIHRTLARQIHDSMKHHCINANGHQVGDLYCKKFEEAFKCADQFIEQLPNIRHKLILEVKAAYVGDPATSSYEEIVLSYPGIYAITVYRLAHELHKLKVQLIPRIMTEHAHSLTGIDIHPGATIGTHFFIDHGTGVVIGETCQIGNHVKIYQGVTLGALSFKMDEVGNVVRGTKRHPTIEDWSSPISPRTNFSLLIRVRVNGVFIMRGKNSFR